The Cystobacter fuscus DSM 2262 region CGTCCAGGGGGTGCTCTCACAGAACCTGGAGTTCGAGCGTCCACGCAACCTGGGCATGGTCGTCTTCATCATCATCCGCGCCCTGCGCAGCGCCGTCTGGGCCGCGGTCGTCGAGCGGCCCGAGCTGATCGGCACCCCCGAACTCGTGGAGGAGCTGAGTGCGTTGGTGCTCGGCTACCTGCGGCCTCGCGCCCCCGGCCCGGCTCGCCCGGAGCCGTAGGCGCGCAAAGACAGGGCCCCGGGCGGGCAGCCGAGGGGCTCTGGTGTCTCAGCTCACCGAGTGGGGCGCCACCTGATGGCCGAGCTCGCTCGGCGACTTCAGGATGGAGGCGTGGCCGCCGTGCTGGACGCGCTGCTTCTCGTCGTAGGGCGGCGAGAACGTTTTGGCGATCTTGTTGTAGGTGCCCATGATGAGGATGGAGGGCGCCCACTGGCCGATGAAGTTCGCCCAGGTCCTGCGGCCCGAGATCATCAGGATGGCGCTGACGGCCATGCATCCCACGGCGACTCCGAGGAAGCCGATGGAGGGAATGCGCCGCGTCTGGAGTTCGACCTCGGTGGTGAGCGTGTCTTCGTTCTTCATGTCTGCCTCCGTGCAAGAGGAACGGTGTGCGGACACGTTGTGCATGTGACGACGCGGTGGAGACGGCGCGGCCTCCACTCGGATGCCCACCCGCCTGCTTTGCGGATGGGCGCCCAAGGGCCCGAGGGCTACTGGCGGATGAGCTGCACGTCGTCCAGGTGGACATAGCTGCTACCGCTGGTGGCCTGGGTGTGGAGGCCGAACTCCAGGTAACCCGCGGTCACGGCGAGGGTGGGCGTCTCCAATTGGGTCCAGGCGCCGTACGTGCCGAGGTTCGTGGCGGCGGGGGAGCAGGAGGCGCACGTCTTGGCCTGGAGGCGGGAGAAGCCGAAGTCACCGCCCTTGCGGACCCAGGCACGCACCCGGTAGTTGCCGTTGGGCAGGCCGTTGATCGTCTGGTACGTCCACGTCTCGAAGGCCCCCGGGCTGTAGTGGGTCAGGTGGTTGGCGCTGTTGTAGCCGCCGTTGTAGGTCTCGGTGAACGCGGCCCCGGCGGTGCCATTGGGTGACCAGGTGTTCCAACCCGTCATGCCGGACTCGAAGCCGCTGTTGGTGACCGTGGGATTCGTGGGAGGCGGCGGATTCGTGGTGCCCCCACCGAGAATGGTCGCTGCCTTGTCCGGCTGCAGGGCCACGAAGTAGTTGAAGGCCTCGTTGAGCTGGCTCTGCTTGGACGCATCGCCCGCGTACTGCTTGCGCTGCTCATACAGCTTGCCGATGAGCTCCAGCTGGCTCTGCCCGTAGGGCACGCCGAGCTTCTGTTGCAGGGTGGTCAGGAAGCCGTAGCCGTACTCGCGCGTCGGCTCGATCATCGTGCCTTCGCCATAGTCGTTCCAGGTGGCGAGCTGGATCCAGTTCACGCCACTGTTCTTGGCCATGTCCATGGTCTGGCCAAACGTGCCCGTCCCGTTGTAGGGCAGGGACCAGGTCGGGCCGCCCCAGCCACCCGCCGTGTAGAAGGTGTTGAAGCCGGGGTAGGCCACGCCGAACTTCACGCCCAGCGGACGGTTGTTATAGAAGTTCTGCAACCCGGTCGTGAAGTCCGAGTAGATCCACGGGTACTCGCCCTGGGCGTTGGCCCCGGCATCGCCGTTCTGGTACCAGAGCGTCAGGAAGGTCGGCTTGGTCGACAGCGGCGAGAAGATGTTGCTCCAGTCGCCCGGCGACTTGAACGTCTGTGGACCGAAGTCCAGGAGCAGCGGAGCGTTGTTGATCTTGATGTAGTTGCCGCGGGAGAAGTAGTTGTCCCGCATGTAGATCATGTCGTTGCGGGCCGCGGCGTACTTGTCGGGAACGGAGCAGCCGTAGCCGGGCGCCAGCGTGAGGTTGTTGTCCTCGTAGACGATGGCGAACTCCAGACCCGCCGCGGCCGTCTTGTTGATGAAGGCCTCGGCGTTCTGCTTGTTCTTGGGGTAGTCCACGCAGTTGAGCGTGCCGGGCCAGTCGATGAGCACGCCATCCACGCCCGCGTACTTCATGAGCAGCAGCTGGTACTCGATCACATCCTTGTCGCCCGACCCGTACGGTCCGATCAACGGGTAGTAGTGCGAGGCGATCTGCCGCTTGCCCGTGCCATCCACCACGTTGGGATTCTTGTTGGCCATGGTCCAGTGGACGCCCCAGGAGCCATTGCCCGAGGTGGTATTGCTCTCGAACCAGGGCATCAGGTGGACGTAGACCTTCTTGGTGAAAGTCTTGCTCACGGCCAGGGGCGCGCTCACGGCGGCCGAGGGCTGTTCCGCGCCCGGACGGCTCTCACTCCCCGTCTCCGACGGCGTGGAACCACATCCCGCCAGCACGAGCGCGGCGAACACTCCGGCTCCCTCGTTCACGAAACGATGACGCGTCATGGCTCTGCTCCTTGGCTCGCAGGGCCTCGCCACGCCCTATCGGGAAGAGGGGGGACGGGGGTGGGAGGCCGTGATGAGGCAACGCGGGCGATGGCTCGCCGCGCGGCGCTCATTAGCACGAATCCGAACAAGCAGAAGAACGGATTAATCTAGGAAATGTTGGAAAAACGGAGAATCACTCGGAGTCCGGGTGGCGGCGGGCGCTCTTGTCGGCCAGCTCGTCATGGTGGCGTCCGATGCGCGCGAGGACCACGAACGCCCCCACGAAGAACAGGGGCAGGAGCAGCCCGCGCAGGACCACCCCGAGCACGGCCCCGTCGGCATCGTCGGTGCGTGACAACAACTTCGCGCCGGGAGCGTTCTGGAGGCCCGCGGCGGAGGCGGCCTCCTCCATGAGCTGGGCGCCGTTCGCGCTTCCCAGCGCGGAGGGGACGACGGTGTCGACGACGTCCTCGGTGTTGAAGCCCCAGCGGCAGTCCTCCTCGTAGGCGGAGTCGTATTGGCGGCAGAGCAGCCACGCGGGCACGGGTTGCGCGGGGGTCCATCCCCTGGGGACGATGGGCGCGAGCTTCACGTTCCTCAGGCCGGTGCCCTCTCGCCCGAAGGCCCGCTCGAAGGCGAGGTCCGTTCGCTGCGTCGCGCCCAGCAGGTGGAAGGCCCCTCCGAGCGTGCCCGGCAGCTCACGCACCTCGACGGTGCGCACCAGCAGACCCACCTGGGTGAGCGGCCCGGAGAACACGACCAGGGAGAAGAACAGGCCCAGCGCCGCGAGCGCGCCTCCGGAGGCCGTGTAGTAGACCGGGTCGAAGCCGAAGTAGCCGGCGATCTGCCGCACCCCTCCGAAGACCAGGGGGAAGCTGAAGAAGGTCGCGCAGACACCGAGGAGCATGCTCTGCTCCATCACCCACCCGAGGGCGCAGCCGTAGAGCCCCGCGTACACCAGTCCGCACGCCACGAAGGCGCGGAAGCTGGACGGGCCCGCGCCTTCCTCCAGCCGCCAGATCCAACTCCGGGCCAGCACGAAGAGCGCCACCGCGAGCACGAAGGCGAACGCCAATGTGAGCATCGCTTGCATGTTCACCTTTCACGGGCACGACGAGGATTCGAACCGCTGGGAGTCAAGCGCTCCGCCACTCCTTGAAGACCGTCAGCACCGCGACGAGCACCATCAGCGCGCCGAGACCCCGGCCGATCGCGGCGCTGGCGCGGGGGTTGGACTCGAGCCAACCCCGTGCCCTGTCTCCCACCAGCACGACCGCACCGTACACGGCGGCCTGGGTGAGCGCGATGATCACCCCGAGCACCAGCGCCTGCATCCACGTGGGCCCGTACTCCGGCCGCAGGAACTGGGGGAACACGGCGAGCATGAAGAGGTAGGCCTTGGGGTTGAGCAGGTTCGTCACCATGCCCTGGCGGAACGTGGCCGAGGCCTCGGGCTCGCCCTCGAGGGGGGCGGCGGTGAAGGCCGCTCCGCTCCGGAACAGGGAGAGGCCGATCCACGCCACGTACAGGGCGCCGAGCCACAGCAGGAGGTTGAACGCGGCCGGGATGACCTGCAGCAGCACGGCGGCCCCCGTCGCGGCGACCACCACGTGACAGGCGCCCCCCGAGACGATCCCCGCCACCGCGGACAGCCCCGCGCTCCGCCCACCTCCCAGGGAACTGGCGAGCACGAACGCCATGTCGAGACCTGGCAACGCGACAATCCCAAACACCAGGACGAAGAAGAGCCACAGATGGGCCGTGTGTTCCATGATCGGCGGCGAGTGTATCACCCGCCCGCGCCAGGTCCTCGACCCGCCCGTCCTCCGGGGCGCGGTGATGGGATGGCGCGAGAAAAGGCGGGAACCCGTTTCCGCGCGAGTTGTCCGAGAACCGCATTCACACGAGGAGGACACATGAACGAGGCATTCGTGGCCGGTGGCTGGGGCATGTACCCGACCCTGTTGGCGGGACTCGGGCTGCTGGGGGCGAGCCTGCGCTACGCGCGGCGCCCCGAGACGCGGTACGTGCCCCTGCTGGTGACCCTGGGGCTCTTCACGCTCCTGGCCGGAGCGCTGGGCTTCTTCAGCGGGGTGATCGTCCTGCTGGGTGCCTACACGGGCCCTCTCGCGGACCAGAGCCCCCGCGTGCTCTTCCTCATCGGCCTGTACGAGGCGCTGCACAACGTGGCGCTGGCGCTCCTGCTCACCACGCTCTCGGCGCTGGTGGCGTCCGTGGGCGCCCTGCGTCTGGCCGTGGGTCCGCGCTTCCTCGCGCCCCGGGCCTGAATCGTTTCCGCACTCCACCCCATGGATGCGGGGCCCGTGTTCCCGGGTATGGTCCGCGAAACCCGACTTACCCCCCTGGAAGATGGAACGCCCATGATCAAGTTTGGTGGAAGGTGGTTCACGTCCATCGCGCTGTGCGGACTGATGCTCGGAAGCGCCGGTTGCGAGGAGGAGCCGCCTCCGGCGCCTCCCGTCACCCCGGACTGTAGTACTCCGCCCGAGGTGTCCTCGCCGGACTGGGTGCCCTGCCGTTTGAAGGAGATGACGCTCGAGGAGAAGGTGGGTCAGCTCTTCATGACCCATGCCTATGGGACGAGCGTCGCGGATGCGGATCCGAAGATGGTGGAGAGCAACCGCAAGGACCACGGGCTGGACACGGCGGAGCAGCTCGTCGAGCGCTACCACCTGGGCGGCATCATCTACTTCACCTGGGCCAACAACCTGAAGACCCCGGAGCAGATCGCCCGGCTGTCCAATGGGTTGCAGGAGGTGGCGATGCGCCAGGAGCGGGCCATCCCCCTGCTCGTCGCGACGGACCAGGAGCATGGCGTGGTGGTGCGGGTGGGCGAGCCGGCCACCCAGTTTCCCGGCAACATGGCCCTGGGCGCCACGCAGGACGTGGAGACCGCGCGCCAGGCGGCGGCCATCACCGGGCGGGAGCTGCGCGCCCTGGGCATCAACCAGAACTTCGGCACGGTCGCGGACGTCAACAGCAACCCGCTCAACCCCGTCATCGGCGTGCGCTCCTTTGGATTGGATCCCGCGCGGGTCGCGGCCTTCACGCAGGTGCAGGTGGGCGCCCAGCAGGGCGAGGGCACCGCGTCCACCGTGAAGCACTTCCCCGGCCACGGCGACACGGACGTGGACAGCCACTACGGGCTGCCCATCATCAATCACAGCCGGGCGCAGTTCGACGCGGTGGACCTGCCGCCGTTCGTGGCCGCCATCGACGCCGAGGTGGATGCCATCATGTCCGCTCACATCGTGGTGCCCGCGCTGGAGAGCTCGGGCCTGCCGGCGACGCTCAGCCACGCCATCATGACGGACCTGCTGCGGGGCCAGCTCGGCTTCAAGGGCGTGGTGGTCAGCGACTCGCTCTCCATGCAGGGCGCGAAGCCCTACGGTGACCAGAGCGACGTGCGCGTCCCCGTGGAGGCACTCAAGGCCGGTGTGGACCTGCTCCTCATGCCGCAGCGCATCGAAGTGGCCTACAACGCCGTGCGCGACGCGGTGAACAGCGGGGAGGTCAGCCAGGAGCGGCTCGATGAGGCGGTGGGACGCATCCTGACGCTCAAGCAGAAGCGCGGCGTGCTCGCCCAGCCCCTGGTGGATCTCTCCGGACTCCAGCGGGTGGGCGCCGCCGAGCACCTGGCCGCCGCCAACGCCATCACCGAGCGCGGCATCACCCTGGTGAAGAACGAGGCAGGTGTGCTGCCATTGAAGCCCGAGGCGGGCAAGGTGCTGGTGACGGGGTGGGGCGCCACGGCGACGGCCACCCTGACGCAGGAGCTGGCCCGGAGGGGCCGGTCCGTGGAGACCCTGGAGACGGGCACCTCGCCGACGCAGGCGAAGATCGACGAGGCGGTGGCCTCGGCCGCGCGCGCGGACGTCACCGTGGTGCTGGTCAACCGCGTCTGGACGTCGAAGCAGCAGCAGGCGCTGGTCCGCGCGCTCCAGGGCGCGAACAAGCCGGTGGTGGTCGTCTCGGTGCGCGAGCCGTATGACATCTCCCACCTGCCGGAGGTGTCCACCTACGTGGCCACCTATGGCTTCCAGCCCGTCTCCATGAAGGCGCTGGCGCGGGTGCTGTTGGGAGAGGTGAACCCCTCGGGCCGGCTGCCCGTGGCCATTCCCGAGGTGGGCACGGCCTCCGGGGTGCTCTACCCGGTCGGGCACGGCCTTTCTTACGGCGGGTAGGCGTTGAAGGAGGAGGCCCTCGGGATGCCGAGGGCACTCCGGCTCAAGTCGTCACACCCACGGGCGGGGGACTGGCCTGATTCCGATTGCGGCGAGCCAGTGCGCGCAGCAGGAGGAAGCCTCCCAGATAGAGATACAGCGGGAAGAGCTCGAGGGCGAAGAACGAGAAGCCAGGCTTGAGGATGATCATCCCGATCAGCGCGGCCGAGCCTCCCAATCCATTGTGGGTGGAGGCCACGTAGGGGATGATCCACATCGTCTCCTTCTTCTTCCAGGCCCCCCGCTGAAGCCGCCAGGCGTAGCCCAGCCCCATGAACGCCGTGGTGCTCAGGGCGAGGATGACGACGCCCGGTACGCCCGCCAGGTAGAGCGGAATCAGCGAGAGGTACGCCGCGATCATTCCAATGCCATGGACCTTCACGGCGTTCTCGATTCCAATGCGCACCACCAGGGTCTTCTTCCAGGTCGTCGCGTCGCTCTCCCAGTCGGCCATGTTCATGACCATCATCCGGATGTACTCGATGATGCCGAGCGGGATGAGGACCAGCAGCAGCGTATGGGGCCGCAGTCCGCCGCTCTGGAGGCAATAGCCGAGCAGCGGAACCAGGGTGTTGAGCACCAGGGTGACGGTGAACTCGCCCATGCCCACGGCCTCCAACTTGAGCGGCGGTGCACTGTACTGCCAGGAGAAGAAAATGGCGGCCAGGCCGAGGAGGCGGGCGCTGTTGGTCGGCATGAGCAGGGCGAGAGCGATGGACACCACCGTCAAGGCATACGCGATGTACAGGGAGTGCCGCGGCTCCATGATCCCTTTCACGAGGATCCGGCTACCGCCTGTCCATGGTGAGGGAGACGTGTTGGCCCGGTCTGGCTCCAGGTCATAATACTCATTGGAGTAATGCGTCATCAGGTGGGTGATCCACGTGAAGAGCACGCCATGAATGAAGCGGGAGGCATCAATGGCGCCGCCCGATACGGTGGGGATGATGGCTCCCACCGTGTAGAGAATGGGGCTGTACAGCAGGAATTTGACGCGGCCGAGTGCCAGCAGGTGTCTGAAAGTCGAGTGCGCGGTCATGGTATTCATGATGATGCCACGTCGCGTTATAAGTGGGGAGTGTGTTTTGTTTTATCGAAAATCGAGAGGGAGGACTCTCGATTTTCGAGGACTCCCATTTGCTACCACCCGAGCAAGTGCAGCCGCCTCTGTCGGGGTTTACCGCTGGCGGACGTGGCGCTCACTGCCGACCAAGCATCAACGACAGCAATCCCGCCGCAATCAGTGGCCCGACCGGCACACCCCGGAACAGGGCCACACCCAACACCGTTCCCACCAGCAGCCCCGCCACGATGGTCGGCTGGCTGCTCATCAGCATTACACCGCGCCCACCCAGCCAGGAAACAAACACCCCAACCGCGATAGCCACCAGCGATTTCCAGTGAAGAAAAGATTGAAAAAGTGTCGATGGGGGCAAGGTTCCGCTGGCGATCGGCGCCATCACGCCGATTGTAAGAATAGTGATACCGATGAGCAGCCCCTTTTTTTCCACCCAGGGGAAGAACTGATTCAGCGGCGTCATGCGGATGACGATCAGGACGAGGATGGAGACGGCGACCGGCTTGTTGTGGCTGATGAACCCCAGCGCTGCGAGCGCGAGCAGGATGAGCAGCGTCGTATCGAACATTTAAAGCTCCTTACCAAAAAAGCAGTAACCGTTCACCGACTCAGGCCGCGTTCGAGAGCTGGACCGACGTCTGAGAGGGCAGCTTCATCCCTGGCGCAGGACGAGCAGCCGCGGCTCGGTCATGTCCTCGATGGCGTACTTCACGCCCTCGCGCCCCAGCCCCGAGCCCTTCACGCCCCCATAGGGCATCGTGTCGACGCGGAAGCTCGGCACGTCCCCCACGATGACGCCCCCCACCTCCAGTTCGTCCCAGGCCCGCATCGCCTTGGACAGCTCGTTCGTGAAGAGGCCCGCCTGCAGCCCGTAGCGCCCGTCGTTCACCGCGCGCACTGCCTCGTCGAACGCACGGAAGGGCTCGAGCAGCACCACCGGTCCGAACGCCTCTTCCGCGGACAGCGGCTCGTCGGCCGGCACGCCCTCCAGCACGGTGGCCTCGAGCAGCGCGCCCCGCCGTCCTCCTCCGGCCAGCACGCGCGCTCCCCGCGCCACCGCGCGCTCGATCCACCCCTGCAGCCGCCGGGCCGCGGGCTCATCGATCATGGGTCCGAGCGTGGTGGTCTCGTCCCTGGGGTTCCCCGAGCGCAGCGCCCGCGCCCTCGCGACGAGCCGCTCGCGCAGCGCGCCGTACAGCGACTCGTGCACGAGCACGCGCTGCACCGAGATGCAGCTCTGTCCCGCCTGGTAGAAGGCGCCATGGGCCACGCGGTCCGCGACGAAGTCCAGGCGCTCGCCCTGGTCGTGGTCCACCACGCACGCCGCGTTGCCGCCCAGCTCCAACACCACCTTCTTGCGGCCGGCGCGCGCCTTGAGCTCCCACCCCACCTTCTCCGAGCCGGTGAACGACAGCAGCTTCAGCCGCTCATCCTCGATGAAGGGCCCCACGTCCGCGAGCCGGGTGGGGAGGACGGAGAAGGCGCCCTCGGGGAGCGCCGTCTCGGCGAGCACCTCGGCCATGAGCATCGCGCTCACGGGGGTGCGGTCCGACGGCTTGAGCACGAAGGGGCAGCCCGCGGCGATGGCGGGCGCCACCTTGTGCGCCACCAGGTTGAGCGGGAAGTTGAACGGCGTGATGAACGAGCACGGGCCCACGGGCACGCGCTGGGTGAAGCCCCGGTAGCCGGCCGCGCGCGGCGAGACCTCCAGGTTCAGCACTTCGCCCTCGTTGCGCACGGCCTCCTCGGCCGCCGCCTTGAACGTGTCGATGAGCCGGGTGACCTCGCCCCGCGCGTCGCGCAGGGGCTTGCCCGCCTCGATGCAGAGCGCGAGCGCGAACTCCTCGGCCCGCTCGCGGAAGCGGCGCGCGCAGTGCTCGAGCACCTCCTGCCGCGCGTAGGGCGCCAGGCGCCGCATCGGGCCGGTCGCGCGCACCGCCGCGGCGATGGCCTCCTCCACGGCGCCCGCGTCCGCGAGCGCCACGTGGGTCACGACCTCGCCCGAGTACTTGTCGGTCACGGCCAGCTCCGCGTTGGGCTGCTTGGGGCGGTTGGCCAGGTAATACGGATAGCGTTCAGCCAGCATGGTGTTCCTCGCTTTCGGTCTCGTGTTCGGGGCTCAGCGCGCGGCTTCCTCGGCACCGGCTCCGAGCGCGCGCGAGTTGTCCGAGTAGTCGATGGGCAGGTCGATGACGTGCACGCCGCCCGACTCCAGGCAGCGCGCGAGCGTGGTGCCGAACTCCGAGGCGCTCGTCGGGCGGTGTCCCCGCGCGCCGTATGCCTCCGCGTAGCGGACGAAGTCCGGGTTGCCCAGCTCCATGCCGAAATCCGGCAGCCCCATCTGGCCCTGCTTCCAGCGGATCATCCCGTAGCCGTCATCGCGCACCACGACCACCGTCAGATCCATCCGCAGGCGCACCGCCGTCTCCAGCTCCTGCGAGTTCATCATGAACCCGCCGTCACCGCAGATCGCGACCACCTTGCGCCGTGGGTACACCAGCCTGGCGGCGATGGCGGACGGGAGCCCGGCGCCCATCGTGGCGAGCGCGTTGTCGAGCAGCAGCGTGTTGGGGCGGCGGCAGCGGTAGTAGCGGGCGAACCAGAGCTTGTACATGCCGTTGTCCAGGCAGACGATGCCGTCGTCCGGCATGGCACGCCGCACCTCGGCCACGAGCCGCGCGGGGTAGATGGGGAAGCGGTCATCGTCGATGCCGCGCGTGAGCTGCGCGTCGAGCCCCATGCGGGCCCGCTCGAAGGACGAGAAGTCCCAGTGCGCGCGCGGGCCACCGACACCCTCGGCGATGCGCCACACCGCGTTGGCGATGTCGCCCGTCACCTGCACTTGGGGGAAGTACACGGGGTCCACCTCGGCCGAGGAGAAGTTCAGGTGGACGACGGTGCGGCGGTTGTCGCGCATGACGAAGGGCGGCTTCTCGATGACGTCATGGCCCACGTTGACGATGCAGTCCGAGGCCTCGATGGCCCGGTGGACGAAGTCCCCGTCGGAGAGCGCCGCCGTGCCCATCCAGAGCGGATGTGTCTCGTCCACCACGCCCTTGCCCATCTGGGTGCTGAAGAAGGGCATGCCCACGCGATCCACGAAGACGCGGAGCATCTCCGAGGTGAGTTTGCGATTGGCGCCCGCGCCGATCATCAGCAGCGGGCGGCGGGCGGACGCGATGGTCTCGACGGCCTGGGCGATGGAGGCCTCGTCGGCCACGGGCCGACGGGGGGTGTAGGGGGCGAGGGGAGGGGCGTCGGAGGTCTCACGGGCCACGTCCTCGGGCAGCTCCAGGTGCGTGGCTCCGGGGCGCTCCTCTTCCGCGCGGCGGAACGCCTCGCGCACCGCCGAGGAGACGTGATCGGCGGAGATGAGCGTGCGGGTGGACTTGGTGAGCGGCCGCATCATTCCCACGACGTCGACGATCTGGAAGTGGCCCTGCTTGCTGGCCCGGATGGGCTTCTGCCCGGTGAGCATGACCATGGGCATGCCGCCGAGCTGGGCGTAGGCCGCGGCGGTGACGAGGTTGGTCGCGCCGGGCCCGAGCGTCGCGAGGCACACGCCCGCGCGCCCGGTGAGCCGGCCCCAGGTGGCGGCCATGAAGCCCGCGGCCTGCTCGTGGCGGGTGACGACGAGGCGCAGGCCCGAGGCGCGCATCGACTCGAGCAGGTCCAGGTTCTCCTCACCCGGGAGTCCAAAGACACACCGCACGCCCTCCGCTTCGAGCGCTTTGACGAACAGATCCGATGCCTTCATGGGGTTTCTCCTTCGCGACGAGGGGAAATGTAAAGAAGACCCACGATTCGTCCATTCGTTTGTTCCCATGGAGTCGATAGGTATTGCCTATGATGGGGGGATGGAGCTGCGCCACCTCCGCTACTTCTCCGCCGTCGCCGACACCCTCCACTTCGGACGTGCCGCCCGGCACCTGCACGTCTCGCAGCCCACGCTGTCGCAGCAGATCCGCCAGCTCGAGGAGGAGCTGGGCTCGCCACTGTTCGAGCGCGCGCGCACGGGGGTGCGGCTGACGCAGGCGGGAGAGCTGTTCCGCACGTACGCCTCGCGCGCGCTGGAGGACGTGGACGCGGGCAGGGTGGCGGTGAGCGCGCTGCGGGGACTGGCCACGGGAGCGCTGCGCGTGGGCTACCCGCCGAGCATGCGCGGCGTGGTGGTGCCGGCGCTGGCCGCCGTGCTGCGCAAGCACCCGCGCCTGGCGCTGAGCGCCGAGGAGGCTCTCGTGCGGCGGGTGGAGCGGCGCCTGGCGGACGGCAAGCTGGACGTGGGGTTGGCGTATGCGCCCGCGCGCTCACCGGACCTGGACGCGGAGCCCGTGTTCGACAGCAGGCTCGCGCTCGTCGTCGCGCGGGGACATGCGCTGGCGGGAGCGGAGTCCGTGGGGGTGAAGCAGCTCGTGGACGAGCCCTTCGCGCTGCTCTCGCGCGGCTCGCGCGTGCGCGGGCGCGTGGACGCCTACTTCGACGCCATGCGGCTCGCCCCGCACATCGCGCTCGAGTCGAACGCGGTGGCCACGGTGCTCGCGATCGTGCGCGCGGGCCTCGCCGTCACCGTGCTGCCCGAGCCGCGACTCGCCGAGGCCGAGCGGCTCGTGGTGAAGCGCCTGTCTCCCGCGCCGCGCTCCGAGCTCGCGGCGTTGCTGTGGCGCAAGGGCGCGCCACGCACCCCCGCGGCGGAGTTGTTCGCCGCGGAGGTCCGCGCACGGGCCCGGGAGTCCGGGGCCTGAGTGGACTGAGAGGGGGCTGTAGGTGTGGAGGGACCGATGAGGGGTAGTGACGGGGCTTGTGCGGACTTTGCCGCCCGAGGTCATCTTCGCCTTCGGTGCGCTCGTTCCGCGATTCCGGATTTTTCTCTTTTTGATGTTATGCCAGGCTGCCCAATGCCATCCTGACAACGCGACCCAACCCGCGGTGACGCACTTGGAAGAGCTGTCAGCGAAGAAGGAGCGGAGAGCATGCCACGCACCAGGAACCACTTTGTCCACCTCTATGCGAGCAAGTCCGCGACGGACTACGAGCCCGCCGTCATCCTTCCTCCAGGCACGCACGTCGGCATGTTGCCCCATGAGCAACCCAAGGCGGGATTCACGATTGCTCGTCTCGTTCCAGTCGTTGCGCTGGTGGAGCCCACCCAACAGCGGTGGCGCGAGGGCTGGCTGCGAACCACGGATCTCGCCGACAACATCGAGGCGCCCTCCATGGTCTCCAGCTCCCTCACGGGGCGCAGCTATGGTGCTTACCCACACGCATGGAATGGTGCGCCACTCGACCTCTGGACGACTGAGGACATGTGCAAGCACTGCGATGCCGAGCGCGAGCAGCATCGCCTGCTCGAAACAACGGTGGATGGTCTCGAAGAGCAGATCAAGCGATGGTCCAAGCCCTTGCGCACCGTCAGCCCCGGAACCATCGAGAATGCCACGAGCAACACGCAGAAAGACAAGCTGCGCAAGAAGTACCAGAAAGAGGACGAGGGCAGACGAACAGCCATGATAGATGCCCCCCGGTTGGAGGGGACCATCCAGGATGCACTGAGGCTCTACCAGGCGCTGATGAACAAGGAGGGCTTGACGGTGAAGGGAGACAAGATGGCCCTCGGCTACAGCGACACCACCGCGGAGATGATCGGTGTCCTGCAAGT contains the following coding sequences:
- a CDS encoding aldehyde dehydrogenase family protein yields the protein MLAERYPYYLANRPKQPNAELAVTDKYSGEVVTHVALADAGAVEEAIAAAVRATGPMRRLAPYARQEVLEHCARRFRERAEEFALALCIEAGKPLRDARGEVTRLIDTFKAAAEEAVRNEGEVLNLEVSPRAAGYRGFTQRVPVGPCSFITPFNFPLNLVAHKVAPAIAAGCPFVLKPSDRTPVSAMLMAEVLAETALPEGAFSVLPTRLADVGPFIEDERLKLLSFTGSEKVGWELKARAGRKKVVLELGGNAACVVDHDQGERLDFVADRVAHGAFYQAGQSCISVQRVLVHESLYGALRERLVARARALRSGNPRDETTTLGPMIDEPAARRLQGWIERAVARGARVLAGGGRRGALLEATVLEGVPADEPLSAEEAFGPVVLLEPFRAFDEAVRAVNDGRYGLQAGLFTNELSKAMRAWDELEVGGVIVGDVPSFRVDTMPYGGVKGSGLGREGVKYAIEDMTEPRLLVLRQG
- a CDS encoding glycoside hydrolase family 3 protein — translated: MIKFGGRWFTSIALCGLMLGSAGCEEEPPPAPPVTPDCSTPPEVSSPDWVPCRLKEMTLEEKVGQLFMTHAYGTSVADADPKMVESNRKDHGLDTAEQLVERYHLGGIIYFTWANNLKTPEQIARLSNGLQEVAMRQERAIPLLVATDQEHGVVVRVGEPATQFPGNMALGATQDVETARQAAAITGRELRALGINQNFGTVADVNSNPLNPVIGVRSFGLDPARVAAFTQVQVGAQQGEGTASTVKHFPGHGDTDVDSHYGLPIINHSRAQFDAVDLPPFVAAIDAEVDAIMSAHIVVPALESSGLPATLSHAIMTDLLRGQLGFKGVVVSDSLSMQGAKPYGDQSDVRVPVEALKAGVDLLLMPQRIEVAYNAVRDAVNSGEVSQERLDEAVGRILTLKQKRGVLAQPLVDLSGLQRVGAAEHLAAANAITERGITLVKNEAGVLPLKPEAGKVLVTGWGATATATLTQELARRGRSVETLETGTSPTQAKIDEAVASAARADVTVVLVNRVWTSKQQQALVRALQGANKPVVVVSVREPYDISHLPEVSTYVATYGFQPVSMKALARVLLGEVNPSGRLPVAIPEVGTASGVLYPVGHGLSYGG
- a CDS encoding DUF441 domain-containing protein translates to MFDTTLLILLALAALGFISHNKPVAVSILVLIVIRMTPLNQFFPWVEKKGLLIGITILTIGVMAPIASGTLPPSTLFQSFLHWKSLVAIAVGVFVSWLGGRGVMLMSSQPTIVAGLLVGTVLGVALFRGVPVGPLIAAGLLSLMLGRQ
- a CDS encoding LysE family translocator, which encodes MEHTAHLWLFFVLVFGIVALPGLDMAFVLASSLGGGRSAGLSAVAGIVSGGACHVVVAATGAAVLLQVIPAAFNLLLWLGALYVAWIGLSLFRSGAAFTAAPLEGEPEASATFRQGMVTNLLNPKAYLFMLAVFPQFLRPEYGPTWMQALVLGVIIALTQAAVYGAVVLVGDRARGWLESNPRASAAIGRGLGALMVLVAVLTVFKEWRSA
- a CDS encoding prenyltransferase, producing MNTMTAHSTFRHLLALGRVKFLLYSPILYTVGAIIPTVSGGAIDASRFIHGVLFTWITHLMTHYSNEYYDLEPDRANTSPSPWTGGSRILVKGIMEPRHSLYIAYALTVVSIALALLMPTNSARLLGLAAIFFSWQYSAPPLKLEAVGMGEFTVTLVLNTLVPLLGYCLQSGGLRPHTLLLVLIPLGIIEYIRMMVMNMADWESDATTWKKTLVVRIGIENAVKVHGIGMIAAYLSLIPLYLAGVPGVVILALSTTAFMGLGYAWRLQRGAWKKKETMWIIPYVASTHNGLGGSAALIGMIILKPGFSFFALELFPLYLYLGGFLLLRALARRNRNQASPPPVGVTT
- a CDS encoding glycoside hydrolase family 71/99-like protein, with the protein product MTRHRFVNEGAGVFAALVLAGCGSTPSETGSESRPGAEQPSAAVSAPLAVSKTFTKKVYVHLMPWFESNTTSGNGSWGVHWTMANKNPNVVDGTGKRQIASHYYPLIGPYGSGDKDVIEYQLLLMKYAGVDGVLIDWPGTLNCVDYPKNKQNAEAFINKTAAAGLEFAIVYEDNNLTLAPGYGCSVPDKYAAARNDMIYMRDNYFSRGNYIKINNAPLLLDFGPQTFKSPGDWSNIFSPLSTKPTFLTLWYQNGDAGANAQGEYPWIYSDFTTGLQNFYNNRPLGVKFGVAYPGFNTFYTAGGWGGPTWSLPYNGTGTFGQTMDMAKNSGVNWIQLATWNDYGEGTMIEPTREYGYGFLTTLQQKLGVPYGQSQLELIGKLYEQRKQYAGDASKQSQLNEAFNYFVALQPDKAATILGGGTTNPPPPTNPTVTNSGFESGMTGWNTWSPNGTAGAAFTETYNGGYNSANHLTHYSPGAFETWTYQTINGLPNGNYRVRAWVRKGGDFGFSRLQAKTCASCSPAATNLGTYGAWTQLETPTLAVTAGYLEFGLHTQATSGSSYVHLDDVQLIRQ